The following are from one region of the Cystobacter fuscus DSM 2262 genome:
- a CDS encoding ankyrin repeat domain-containing protein — protein sequence MSRTQTPKKVDVAALMRKVDRLLDESPPELDEAIPLLRQVVAAEPDHLRALHSLNWALDPARRGEPHRWERELKAEHWRIRDHLLALTRGTKPGGKLTDAQRARSLALSQWAEEVVRGHPTPAQLDQVESALDEAHHLRDLVDHARARRGLEAWRLLTGKKPEKGYQELLARVEESPGLRAFDVEGDDDPLNFQGLEGAFSDGDFLAWLREQKPAARPKGQKGKALDEGFLLAAGLDAAPHFGPGFVSGGRVGRVLALRALGANLEARDSDKRGALHLAAMVDDAALVRELLRLGLSPLVTDNTRATALHAAAEHDGVSCISLLARGGVPVDALDSDGRSALFNARRPEVARALIDAGADPNAGKGWTPLHQHARFTARGPVIEVLLQAGADTTRESSDGRTPAQEALDEKNPHLAQLMGAKAPSGKGGHLDVRPLLDALGRQRKVLLEAWYFEDEDVESVERVLKSLVLGGATSWDQAAAALQGARPWVAMAVVELARAVLPPEKKAPSFSKAPRFVRGDLTVQGDVDLDGPLLVTGNLKVEGVLRNAGPEGLLVVGGSLRATGVDTSGEVVVGEDVEAQVVWGHGNDHSLRVGRALKAEVVIEDDHDVQARVKARHHFESGGFDSSDAALGKVFARGAFSSDGLDRDKLFNLLRKGRSALA from the coding sequence ATGTCCCGTACCCAGACGCCCAAGAAGGTGGATGTCGCCGCGCTGATGAGGAAGGTGGACCGATTGCTCGACGAGTCGCCGCCCGAGCTGGACGAGGCCATTCCGCTCCTCCGTCAGGTGGTCGCTGCCGAGCCTGACCACCTGCGGGCGCTGCACTCCCTGAACTGGGCGTTGGACCCGGCGAGGCGCGGAGAGCCTCACCGGTGGGAGCGTGAGCTCAAGGCCGAGCACTGGCGGATCCGCGACCACCTCCTTGCACTGACCCGGGGCACGAAACCCGGCGGAAAGCTGACGGATGCCCAGCGGGCCCGCTCCCTGGCTCTGAGCCAATGGGCGGAAGAGGTGGTGAGGGGTCATCCCACTCCGGCTCAGCTCGATCAGGTGGAGTCCGCATTGGATGAAGCCCATCACCTGCGGGACCTCGTGGATCATGCTCGTGCTCGCCGGGGACTCGAAGCCTGGCGCCTGCTGACCGGGAAGAAGCCGGAGAAGGGGTACCAGGAGTTGCTCGCCCGGGTGGAGGAGTCGCCGGGGCTGCGAGCCTTCGACGTGGAGGGGGACGACGATCCGCTCAACTTCCAGGGACTGGAGGGGGCGTTCTCCGATGGGGACTTCCTCGCGTGGCTGCGCGAGCAGAAGCCCGCGGCTCGTCCCAAGGGCCAGAAGGGCAAGGCGCTGGATGAGGGATTCCTGCTCGCGGCGGGGCTGGATGCCGCACCCCACTTCGGGCCCGGCTTCGTCAGCGGCGGGCGGGTGGGCCGGGTGCTGGCCCTGCGAGCGCTGGGCGCGAACCTGGAGGCGCGAGATAGCGACAAGCGCGGCGCCCTCCACCTGGCCGCGATGGTGGACGACGCGGCGCTGGTGCGGGAGCTGCTCCGCCTGGGGCTCTCACCGTTGGTCACCGACAACACCCGGGCTACGGCCCTGCACGCCGCCGCCGAGCACGACGGTGTGTCTTGCATCTCCCTCCTGGCCCGGGGCGGGGTGCCAGTGGACGCGCTCGACAGCGACGGCAGGTCGGCGCTCTTCAACGCTCGGCGGCCGGAGGTGGCCAGGGCGCTCATCGACGCGGGTGCCGACCCCAACGCTGGCAAGGGCTGGACGCCGCTGCATCAGCACGCGCGCTTCACGGCGCGTGGGCCGGTCATCGAAGTCCTGCTCCAGGCGGGTGCGGATACCACCCGCGAGTCCTCGGATGGGAGGACCCCCGCGCAGGAGGCGCTGGACGAGAAGAACCCGCACCTCGCCCAGCTCATGGGCGCGAAGGCCCCCTCGGGCAAGGGCGGACACCTGGACGTGCGGCCCCTGCTAGACGCACTGGGCAGGCAGCGGAAGGTGCTGCTCGAGGCCTGGTATTTCGAGGACGAGGACGTGGAGTCGGTGGAGCGCGTCCTGAAGAGCCTCGTGCTGGGGGGCGCGACCTCCTGGGATCAGGCCGCGGCGGCGCTTCAAGGCGCACGGCCCTGGGTGGCCATGGCGGTGGTGGAGCTCGCCCGCGCCGTCCTTCCACCCGAGAAGAAGGCGCCGTCCTTTTCCAAGGCTCCCCGTTTCGTGCGAGGGGACCTCACGGTTCAGGGCGACGTGGACCTCGACGGGCCGCTGCTCGTGACGGGGAACCTGAAGGTGGAGGGCGTGCTGCGCAACGCGGGCCCAGAAGGACTGCTGGTGGTGGGCGGTTCATTGCGTGCCACCGGGGTGGACACGAGCGGCGAGGTGGTGGTGGGCGAGGACGTGGAGGCCCAGGTCGTGTGGGGCCATGGCAACGATCACTCGCTCCGGGTGGGAAGGGCCTTGAAGGCGGAGGTGGTCATCGAGGATGACCACGATGTCCAGGCCCGGGTGAAGGCCAGGCACCATTTCGAGAGTGGCGGGTTCGACTCCTCGGACGCGGCGCTCGGGAAGGTCTTCGCCCGCGGCGCCTTCTCTTCCGATGGGCTGGACCGGGACAAGCTCTTCAACCTGCTGCGCAAGGGCAGGTCCGCGCTGGCCTGA
- a CDS encoding tripartite tricarboxylate transporter permease, with amino-acid sequence MQADFLNQLLVAAGMGLLGAVVFAAIGLISGTDETTTLAPPTLLVALLGVPPVGVFTFFLAGAVAKHMTHAVPTALLGIPGDTTAIPLLQDANILRNLGVPHIALRKMVSGGLLAAFLAVPLAVSFAVLLAPFGDIISKSAPWIFVTAAVLIAYLSGGRWASVVTLVPFVLVIVALQAFTASRGVKLSVSYFLGIAIGPLVADLFSVLSPLEGPRMRRDRVRTFSLAPDVKSWSGYFPNPFKVLDATQTRWTLAAAAVSSATFVFSPVAMTVVLGEAVGSRIKHAYHRLTTVLAARNGVTEATYIAEVLIPLIAFGLPLSPVAAGPAAPLFNAPPRFTVDAATGQTNNLHDLLSHWEFLGYGMLSVVLAALVSYPFAMNHARRAALFVSRKVSHEAIIATFVGLIIVISVWEGQVLGLLVILTMGLLGGLLSRTLGFNTGVQFMGYYTAVLTVPALLKLFT; translated from the coding sequence GTGCAAGCGGACTTCCTGAATCAGCTCCTGGTCGCCGCGGGCATGGGGCTGCTCGGCGCGGTGGTGTTCGCCGCCATCGGCTTGATCTCCGGGACCGACGAGACGACGACGCTCGCACCGCCGACCCTGCTGGTCGCGCTGCTGGGCGTGCCGCCCGTGGGCGTCTTCACCTTCTTCCTCGCCGGGGCGGTCGCCAAGCACATGACGCATGCGGTCCCCACCGCGCTGCTCGGCATTCCCGGCGATACCACCGCCATTCCCCTGCTGCAGGACGCCAACATCCTGCGCAATCTCGGCGTGCCGCACATCGCGCTGCGCAAGATGGTGTCCGGAGGGCTCCTCGCCGCCTTCCTGGCGGTGCCGCTGGCGGTGTCGTTCGCCGTCCTGCTCGCGCCCTTCGGCGACATCATCTCGAAGTCGGCGCCGTGGATCTTCGTGACGGCCGCGGTGCTGATCGCCTACCTGTCTGGCGGCCGTTGGGCCTCCGTGGTCACGTTGGTTCCCTTCGTCCTCGTCATCGTGGCGCTGCAGGCGTTCACGGCCAGCCGCGGCGTCAAGCTCAGCGTGAGCTACTTCCTCGGAATCGCCATCGGCCCGCTGGTGGCCGACCTGTTCTCGGTGCTCTCCCCGCTCGAGGGTCCGCGCATGCGGCGCGACCGCGTCCGGACGTTCTCGCTGGCTCCGGATGTGAAGAGCTGGTCGGGTTATTTTCCCAACCCCTTCAAGGTGCTCGATGCCACCCAGACCCGCTGGACGCTCGCCGCCGCGGCGGTGTCGAGCGCCACGTTCGTGTTCAGCCCGGTGGCGATGACGGTGGTGCTGGGCGAGGCCGTGGGCTCGCGCATCAAACATGCCTATCACCGGCTGACCACCGTGCTGGCCGCGCGCAACGGGGTGACCGAGGCCACCTACATCGCGGAAGTGCTGATTCCGCTGATCGCTTTCGGCCTGCCCTTGAGTCCGGTGGCTGCTGGCCCGGCGGCACCGCTGTTCAACGCGCCTCCGCGATTCACGGTGGATGCCGCCACCGGGCAGACGAACAACCTGCACGACCTGCTCAGCCACTGGGAGTTCCTGGGCTACGGCATGCTGTCCGTGGTGCTGGCGGCGCTGGTGTCCTACCCGTTCGCGATGAACCATGCGCGGCGGGCGGCGCTGTTCGTCTCGCGCAAGGTGAGCCACGAGGCCATCATCGCCACCTTCGTCGGCCTGATCATCGTCATCAGTGTCTGGGAAGGACAGGTCCTGGGGCTGCTGGTGATCCTGACGATGGGACTGCTCGGCGGGCTGTTGTCGCGCACCCTCGGATTCAACACAGGCGTGCAGTTCATGGGCTACTACACCGCAGTGCTCACCGTGCCCGCGTTGCTCAAGCTGTTCACGTGA
- a CDS encoding hybrid sensor histidine kinase/response regulator → MDPRVLRSLWPIFAAETREQLQTIGTAVLGLEQGTAEQAAEQLTALKREVHSLKGSAASLGLSDIEQLVHAIEDGLARCSPGHVPPPGLVDSTLRSLSAIEAALNRGDAGEPPTIEGLAGLLAGLGRGGFVPPAETKTRVSAHFRRDGLQTLEKLESALGRLCSPGLEDRPGAVWEAVGLAELLKAAANTAGITAVESLASSIRAGFARMEEAGVGASVAASDIAGALVQLRGSLEALAEETAPEPASAPVEPEVTARSAAGRRQPDMDRAVRVSVRTLDSLALQVEQLAAGRAQQLRRAEAHRELMEQTNHALLQLERAAQQLALSGNGGGALESLRAGVGQVRGVQKRLLQLSKDTHREGEQLALVAQVVRDDLRDLRMVPASQMLEPLKRTVRELAARLGKDVELVLAGGDVRIDRRIVDVLKDPLQHLVRNALDHGLESTSERVAAGKSPRGMLSVRVEPRGTRLAVVVEDDGAGLSPENVRATAVRRGLLGEAEAAKLTDMQAARLIFEPGFSTREQVTETSGRGVGLDVVQSTATRLQGAVDVSFVPGEGTRFTIDLPLILAGALGLLVRAGTSVVAIPSDAVERVLRLMPGDVGTVAGHVVARVEDEQLPFHALSSSIHMPRLPLAIESGKPQTAMVLALGGVRAVFAIDAVVGQQEIVVRSLGPHLRGVAHLAGAAVLDDGSVVPVLNAPELLRVAAAPVVLRAATETRRPHILVCDDALTTRFAIKSLLEIAGYSVVTAGDGQEALGILERTPCQLVVSDWQMPRLDGIGLTRRIRAHPKLSNIPVILCTSLDSPQERAAGLEAGADGYLVKREVERGKLLDLVRQLLPTSV, encoded by the coding sequence ATGGACCCCCGGGTACTGCGCAGTCTCTGGCCCATCTTCGCCGCGGAAACACGCGAGCAACTGCAGACCATCGGCACGGCGGTGCTCGGGCTGGAGCAGGGCACCGCCGAACAGGCCGCCGAGCAGCTCACCGCCCTCAAGCGCGAGGTGCACAGCCTCAAGGGGTCCGCGGCCAGCCTGGGCCTGTCGGACATCGAGCAGTTGGTCCACGCCATCGAGGATGGGCTCGCGCGCTGCTCTCCGGGCCACGTGCCGCCGCCGGGCCTGGTGGACTCCACCCTGCGCAGCCTGTCGGCCATCGAGGCCGCGCTCAACCGGGGCGACGCGGGCGAGCCGCCCACCATCGAGGGGCTCGCCGGGCTCCTGGCGGGGCTCGGCCGGGGTGGCTTCGTGCCGCCCGCGGAGACGAAGACACGGGTGTCCGCGCACTTCCGGCGTGACGGACTGCAGACGCTCGAGAAGCTGGAGTCGGCGCTGGGCCGGTTGTGCTCGCCCGGGCTGGAGGATCGTCCCGGCGCCGTCTGGGAGGCGGTGGGGCTCGCCGAACTGCTCAAGGCCGCGGCCAACACCGCCGGCATCACCGCCGTGGAGTCCCTGGCGAGCTCCATCCGCGCTGGCTTCGCGCGCATGGAGGAGGCGGGAGTCGGCGCCAGCGTGGCGGCCTCGGACATCGCCGGGGCGCTGGTGCAGCTGCGCGGCTCGCTGGAGGCGCTCGCGGAGGAGACGGCTCCCGAGCCCGCCTCGGCCCCGGTGGAGCCCGAGGTGACGGCGCGCTCGGCGGCCGGCCGGCGTCAGCCGGACATGGACCGGGCGGTGCGCGTGTCGGTGCGCACGCTCGACTCGCTGGCCCTGCAGGTGGAGCAGCTCGCGGCGGGCCGCGCCCAGCAGTTGCGCCGCGCGGAGGCCCACCGCGAGCTGATGGAACAGACCAACCACGCCCTGCTGCAACTGGAGCGCGCGGCCCAGCAGCTCGCCTTGTCCGGCAACGGGGGTGGGGCGCTGGAGTCGCTGCGTGCCGGCGTGGGTCAGGTGCGCGGGGTGCAGAAGCGCCTGTTGCAGCTCTCCAAGGACACGCACCGCGAGGGCGAGCAGCTCGCGCTCGTGGCCCAGGTGGTGCGTGACGACTTGAGGGATCTGCGCATGGTGCCCGCGTCGCAGATGCTCGAGCCGCTCAAGCGCACGGTGCGCGAGCTGGCCGCGCGGCTGGGCAAGGACGTGGAGCTGGTGCTCGCCGGTGGGGACGTGCGCATCGACCGGCGCATCGTGGACGTGCTCAAGGATCCGCTCCAGCACCTGGTGCGCAACGCCCTGGACCACGGCCTGGAGTCCACCTCCGAGCGCGTGGCCGCGGGCAAGTCCCCTCGCGGGATGTTGTCCGTCCGGGTGGAGCCGCGGGGCACGCGCCTGGCGGTGGTGGTGGAGGATGACGGCGCGGGCCTGTCCCCGGAGAACGTGCGCGCCACGGCGGTGCGGCGCGGGCTGCTCGGCGAGGCCGAGGCCGCCAAGCTCACCGACATGCAGGCCGCGCGGCTCATCTTCGAGCCGGGCTTCTCCACGCGCGAGCAGGTGACGGAGACGTCCGGCCGGGGCGTGGGCCTGGACGTGGTGCAGAGCACGGCCACGCGGCTGCAGGGCGCGGTGGACGTCTCCTTCGTCCCGGGCGAGGGCACGCGCTTCACCATCGATCTGCCCCTCATCCTCGCGGGCGCGCTGGGGCTCCTGGTGCGCGCCGGCACGTCGGTGGTGGCCATTCCCTCGGACGCGGTGGAACGCGTGCTGCGGCTGATGCCCGGGGACGTGGGCACGGTGGCCGGCCACGTGGTGGCGCGCGTGGAGGACGAGCAGCTGCCCTTCCACGCGCTCTCCTCGTCCATCCACATGCCGCGGCTGCCCCTGGCCATCGAGTCCGGCAAGCCGCAGACGGCGATGGTGCTGGCGCTCGGCGGCGTGCGCGCGGTGTTCGCCATCGACGCGGTGGTGGGCCAGCAGGAGATTGTCGTGCGCTCGCTGGGCCCGCACCTGCGCGGCGTGGCGCACCTGGCCGGAGCGGCCGTGCTGGACGACGGCAGCGTGGTGCCCGTGCTCAACGCGCCCGAGTTGTTGCGTGTCGCCGCCGCGCCCGTGGTGCTGCGCGCCGCCACCGAGACGCGCCGCCCGCACATCCTCGTGTGCGACGACGCGCTCACCACGCGCTTCGCCATCAAGTCGCTGCTGGAGATCGCCGGCTACTCGGTGGTGACGGCCGGTGACGGACAGGAGGCGCTGGGCATCCTCGAGCGCACCCCGTGTCAGCTCGTGGTGAGTGACTGGCAGATGCCCCGGCTGGATGGCATCGGCCTCACCCGGCGCATCCGCGCGCACCCCAAGCTGTCCAACATCCCCGTCATCCTGTGCACCTCCCTGGACAGTCCCCAGGAGCGTGCCGCCGGCCTGGAGGCGGGCGCGGACGGCTACCTCGTCAAGCGCGAGGTGGAGCGTGGCAAGCTGTTGGATTTGGTGCGCCAGCTCCTGCCCACGAGCGTGTAG
- a CDS encoding chemotaxis protein CheW: MVGDESRGKIDYTALRRKLDEAQAVLEGAQVLSPERRREVLAERARILAESRQEERRETVSVLAFRVGGERYAVPIDAVDHVLEARGLCPLPGAPRHVLGALVSRSRVVPVLDLRQVLGLEGGGMSDLARVVVVEVAEEFFGMAVEEVDGRQELPRVDLSQPPPGPFTWLTRNRLMVLDLVQLSDPSVAGRG; this comes from the coding sequence ATGGTCGGCGACGAGTCACGCGGGAAGATCGACTACACGGCGCTGCGCCGCAAGCTGGACGAGGCGCAGGCGGTGCTCGAGGGAGCCCAGGTGCTCAGTCCGGAGCGCCGCCGTGAGGTGCTCGCCGAGCGCGCGCGCATCCTGGCCGAGTCACGCCAGGAGGAGCGTCGCGAGACGGTCTCGGTGCTCGCCTTCCGAGTGGGAGGCGAGCGCTACGCCGTGCCCATCGACGCGGTGGACCACGTGCTGGAGGCCCGGGGCCTGTGTCCCCTGCCGGGGGCGCCGCGCCACGTGCTCGGCGCGCTGGTGTCGCGCTCGCGCGTGGTGCCGGTGCTGGACCTGCGGCAGGTGCTGGGCCTGGAAGGCGGCGGCATGTCGGATCTGGCGCGCGTGGTGGTGGTGGAAGTGGCCGAGGAGTTCTTCGGGATGGCGGTGGAGGAGGTGGATGGACGGCAGGAGTTGCCCCGCGTGGACCTGTCCCAGCCGCCGCCGGGTCCCTTCACCTGGCTCACACGCAACCGGTTGATGGTGTTGGATCTCGTGCAACTGAGCGATCCGTCCGTGGCGGGCCGGGGATAG
- a CDS encoding response regulator gives MKVLIVEDTKTITNLIQVYLMGWGLEFFEAGNGVQGLARAREVKPDLIISDVQMPEMDGFALCAAVRADPILFSTPFVMLTSLKDDASRQRGRLVGASAFLNKPVGVDDLREKVRSILKLPASKY, from the coding sequence ATGAAGGTGCTCATCGTCGAGGATACGAAGACCATCACCAACCTCATTCAGGTCTACCTGATGGGGTGGGGGCTGGAGTTCTTCGAAGCGGGAAATGGCGTGCAGGGGCTTGCCCGCGCCCGGGAGGTGAAGCCGGATCTGATCATCTCCGACGTGCAGATGCCGGAGATGGATGGGTTCGCGCTGTGCGCGGCGGTGAGGGCGGATCCCATCCTCTTCTCCACGCCCTTCGTGATGCTCACGTCGCTCAAGGACGACGCGAGCCGGCAGCGGGGCCGGCTCGTGGGCGCGAGCGCCTTTCTCAACAAGCCCGTGGGGGTGGATGACCTGCGCGAGAAGGTGCGCAGCATCCTGAAGCTCCCCGCCAGCAAGTACTGA
- a CDS encoding methyl-accepting chemotaxis protein has protein sequence MDGNGMRPLTIQRLDMRRLSLRTRIVAITAVSGALVIALLVAAFSLQMREALKVEFAKRAAAASHSLANHLSAARDTEALRQAAAAALRHHPDPDMAYVVVRGPEGDMLAHTAVERLVSPALLPQVSLSTAPRELYVGGRPVLEISAPIVSSWPGAPPDAIERVGSVQVGLELSVLEKAVSGMVVRVLGLGLLTLAGCLVVVSVLCRMLIIPLERLARAAAGLAAGDLRQQIESSGIDEVGDLARSFATMAEMLTNMLKDLRSAAADMEREATNVLATSSQQSAMANEQASAIHETGATVAEIAQTSRQATSFADTVISGASRSDSLSAEGQKVVGESVAAMEKLSEQVKAIALAITDLNEQTLQIGDIITTVKDVAEQSNLLALNASIEAAKAGDQGRGFAVVAMEMRTLAEQSKMAANQVRALLGEVQKGTRAAVMATEEGSRRALNAMELAQSAGAAIKGLSDLIRDSSSAARQIAGNTRQQTIGVEQIAVAMNELTIAMQDNVEGTKRIEQVAGNLSNLSRRFSDLVGKYQL, from the coding sequence ATGGACGGCAATGGCATGAGACCACTGACGATCCAGCGGCTGGACATGCGGCGGCTCAGCCTGCGCACGCGGATCGTGGCCATCACCGCGGTGTCGGGCGCGCTGGTCATCGCCCTGCTCGTGGCCGCCTTCTCGCTGCAGATGCGCGAGGCGCTCAAGGTGGAGTTCGCCAAGCGCGCCGCGGCGGCGAGCCATTCGCTGGCCAACCACCTGTCGGCCGCGCGGGACACGGAGGCGCTGCGGCAGGCCGCTGCCGCCGCGCTGCGCCATCACCCCGACCCCGACATGGCCTATGTGGTGGTGCGCGGCCCCGAGGGCGACATGCTCGCCCACACCGCGGTGGAGCGGCTGGTGAGCCCGGCTCTGCTGCCGCAGGTGTCCCTGAGCACGGCGCCTCGAGAGCTGTACGTGGGAGGCCGGCCCGTGCTGGAGATCTCCGCGCCCATCGTCTCCTCGTGGCCCGGCGCCCCTCCGGACGCCATCGAGCGGGTGGGCTCGGTGCAGGTGGGCCTGGAGCTGAGCGTGCTGGAGAAGGCCGTGTCGGGCATGGTCGTGCGCGTGCTCGGACTGGGACTGCTGACGCTCGCCGGCTGCCTGGTGGTGGTGTCCGTGCTCTGCCGCATGCTCATCATCCCCCTGGAGCGCCTGGCGCGCGCGGCGGCCGGACTCGCCGCGGGCGACCTGCGCCAGCAGATCGAGTCGAGCGGCATCGACGAGGTGGGCGACCTGGCGCGCAGCTTCGCCACCATGGCGGAGATGCTCACCAACATGCTCAAGGATCTGCGCAGCGCCGCGGCGGACATGGAGCGCGAGGCCACCAACGTGCTCGCCACCTCCTCGCAGCAGTCCGCCATGGCCAACGAGCAGGCCTCCGCCATCCACGAGACGGGCGCCACCGTGGCGGAGATCGCCCAGACGTCCCGGCAGGCCACCTCCTTCGCCGACACCGTCATCTCGGGCGCCAGCCGCTCGGACTCGCTGAGCGCCGAGGGCCAGAAGGTCGTCGGCGAGAGCGTGGCCGCCATGGAGAAGCTCAGCGAGCAGGTCAAGGCCATCGCCCTGGCCATCACCGACCTCAACGAGCAGACGCTGCAGATCGGTGACATCATCACCACGGTGAAGGACGTGGCCGAGCAGTCCAACCTGCTCGCGCTCAACGCCTCCATCGAGGCGGCCAAGGCGGGTGACCAGGGCCGCGGCTTCGCGGTGGTCGCCATGGAGATGCGCACGCTGGCCGAGCAGTCGAAGATGGCCGCCAACCAGGTGCGCGCCCTGCTCGGCGAGGTGCAGAAGGGCACCCGCGCCGCGGTGATGGCCACCGAGGAGGGCAGCCGCCGCGCCCTGAACGCCATGGAGCTCGCCCAGAGCGCTGGCGCCGCCATCAAGGGCCTGTCCGATCTCATCCGCGACTCGTCGTCGGCCGCCCGGCAGATCGCCGGCAACACGCGCCAGCAGACCATCGGCGTCGAGCAGATCGCCGTCGCCATGAACGAATTGACCATTGCCATGCAGGACAACGTGGAGGGGACCAAACGCATCGAGCAGGTGGCGGGCAATCTCTCCAACCTGTCCAGACGCTTCTCCGACCTCGTCGGGAAGTACCAACTATGA
- a CDS encoding CheR family methyltransferase, with product MERLDDAALGGLESVLRAECGMVLAPSVRRSLGTALTRAAEAQGLPPLDFLHRLLARDTGAVESFIGYAVIGETYFFRHPEQLRELARVASVHVGPFLVWSAGCASGEEPYSIAMALLTAGLSPEHIRVVGTDVSGRALDKARQGVYSPWSVRRMELALERRYLTLRPDSVTVPTEVRARVEFRRHNLVTDPPPLSGAQAIFCRNVLIYFPPETIPTVLKRLLAALAPGGWLFLAPAELPFTRGLGLEEQMVEGLPVLRKPLTAGPLPVPPAEPAPVRGPSRTPGAPFQMVPVLHSPPAVASLAASLPETLAPAAPSGPLVRDTLEQARAAARAGHFEQAEAFARLAARELSPEAYLLLAMVAEQRGDVREAVACVRKALYLEPQLAIGHAMLVALYGQLGQADEAERARRNALRALEGLDDELVLRGVEEMTVGGLRRALVPGVKMGKSGAR from the coding sequence GTGGAACGGCTCGATGACGCGGCGCTCGGAGGTCTGGAGTCCGTCCTGCGCGCCGAGTGCGGCATGGTGCTGGCCCCCAGCGTGCGCCGCTCGCTGGGCACCGCCCTCACGCGCGCGGCCGAGGCCCAGGGCCTGCCGCCGCTCGACTTCCTCCACCGGCTGCTGGCGCGCGACACCGGGGCGGTGGAGTCCTTCATCGGCTACGCGGTCATCGGCGAGACGTACTTCTTCCGCCACCCCGAGCAGTTGCGCGAGCTGGCGCGCGTGGCCTCCGTGCATGTCGGGCCCTTCCTCGTCTGGAGCGCCGGGTGCGCCAGCGGCGAGGAGCCCTACAGCATCGCCATGGCCCTGTTGACCGCGGGCCTCTCGCCCGAGCACATCCGGGTGGTGGGCACGGACGTGTCCGGCCGCGCCCTGGACAAGGCCCGGCAGGGCGTCTACTCGCCCTGGTCCGTGCGGCGCATGGAGCTGGCGCTGGAGCGGCGCTACCTCACCCTGCGGCCCGACTCCGTCACCGTGCCGACCGAGGTGCGTGCCCGGGTGGAGTTCCGGCGGCACAACCTGGTGACGGATCCTCCCCCCCTGTCCGGGGCCCAGGCCATCTTCTGCCGCAACGTCCTCATCTACTTCCCCCCCGAGACCATCCCCACCGTGCTCAAGCGGCTGCTCGCGGCGCTCGCTCCGGGTGGCTGGCTCTTCCTCGCGCCCGCCGAGCTGCCCTTCACCCGGGGGCTGGGGCTGGAGGAGCAGATGGTCGAGGGCCTGCCCGTGCTGCGCAAGCCCCTGACGGCGGGGCCGCTCCCGGTGCCCCCCGCCGAGCCCGCCCCTGTCCGGGGGCCGTCGCGGACGCCCGGCGCACCGTTCCAGATGGTTCCCGTGCTCCACTCCCCGCCCGCCGTGGCGTCCCTGGCTGCTTCCCTGCCCGAGACGCTCGCGCCCGCGGCGCCCTCGGGCCCCCTGGTGCGCGACACCCTGGAGCAGGCGCGGGCCGCGGCGCGCGCCGGACACTTCGAGCAGGCCGAGGCCTTCGCCCGCCTGGCGGCGCGCGAGCTGTCGCCCGAGGCCTACCTGCTGCTGGCCATGGTCGCCGAGCAGCGAGGAGACGTGCGCGAGGCCGTGGCTTGCGTGCGCAAGGCGCTCTATCTGGAGCCGCAACTGGCCATCGGGCATGCGATGCTCGTGGCGTTGTATGGACAGCTGGGTCAGGCCGATGAGGCGGAGCGGGCGCGGCGCAACGCACTCCGGGCGCTGGAAGGTCTGGATGACGAGCTGGTGCTGCGTGGAGTCGAGGAGATGACGGTGGGTGGGTTGCGGCGCGCGCTCGTGCCAGGAGTGAAGATGGGAAAGTCGGGTGCGCGATGA
- a CDS encoding chemotaxis protein CheW: MVDFPPMTADAQARRASVQKRLLVLEEEIVRLRRELSTLGVDQRLPGLYLTVEVAGSTALLPVEAVLEVVRLVAIEPLPAALPHVRGTMLYRGTPAVVVDLAALLGVPREPDLDAHLVICGGTRMVAVLVDRVRDLVESPVLVEGSVEEGVPTAWDRTGLMAGLCRTPEGIRPLLRASAILNVPEGA; the protein is encoded by the coding sequence ATGGTCGACTTCCCTCCAATGACGGCTGATGCCCAGGCGAGACGTGCATCGGTCCAGAAGCGCTTGCTGGTGCTGGAGGAGGAGATCGTCCGGCTGCGGCGGGAGCTGAGCACGCTGGGCGTGGACCAGCGCCTGCCGGGGCTCTACCTCACCGTGGAGGTGGCGGGCTCCACCGCCCTCTTGCCCGTGGAGGCGGTCCTGGAGGTGGTGCGGCTGGTGGCCATCGAGCCCCTGCCGGCGGCCCTGCCCCATGTGCGCGGCACCATGCTCTACCGGGGCACGCCCGCGGTGGTGGTGGACCTGGCGGCGCTGCTGGGCGTGCCGAGGGAGCCGGACCTGGACGCGCACCTGGTCATCTGCGGCGGCACGCGCATGGTGGCCGTGCTGGTGGACCGGGTGCGCGACCTCGTCGAGTCGCCCGTGCTGGTGGAGGGGTCCGTCGAGGAGGGCGTGCCCACCGCGTGGGACAGGACGGGGCTGATGGCGGGCCTGTGCCGCACGCCCGAGGGCATCCGCCCGCTGCTGCGCGCCTCGGCCATCCTGAACGTTCCGGAGGGCGCGTGA